gtaggCAAAAGAGAACAACAGAACAATTTCCAAAGAGAGAGATCAAATATCAATCCAGGAACACGTCAACTGTCCGACTGATAATCGCCTGTACAAAAGCTTCGCCATCTCTCCCGTCCGCTATGCTCCTCATGAGCTTCTCCTCACCCTCCACAGTGAGCTAATCCTTGGCAACCGCCTCACGATTTGTTCTAGCTTCAATCCTCCCTCGGACTCAAGTCTACCCAGTGCCCTCCCATGAGATCCGGCGACTTCGCTAGCCAGCCAAATCTTGTTCCACACACGCCCAATCTCTCTGTTTCCGTCAGTCGCGTTTCTCCCTTTTGGACTCCTCCTCTCTCTCGCAAGAATTCGAGAATGAACAGATGCAGACCGTCTTTTGCGCCGCCAACAAGGGTTTTCCCTTTTTAACGCTCAGCGTCGGTCCTTTCCCGAGCACCTCAATCTGAATTGTCGGCTTTTTTCGTGCTGAAATGAATGGCACTCTTGGGTCATTTCATGTTTGGAACGACGTCCCAGAGCAGAACAAGTCCGTTGGACCTTGTTAGCCACTTCTTCAGCGCAATTTCCGTGTCCTGAATTTGATCCGACGTCTCCGGGATGAGTCCACTTGAGAATTGGAGTACCAGGAGTACTAGGGATGGATGCTGAAAGGGACACGGTTAGGAATCGGAGCTCTGTCATGTGATACTTACACTTGACTCTTATTGCCTTCTGGGTTATTATTTCTTCGTATTACGTCTGGGGTTATTGCCATCAAATAGGTAGGCAACTGGGCCAATAATAAGTTCGAACGTCATATTCATAGTTTTTGTCCAACCACCAACGCTCCAAAAAGCTTGGACCTGAGATCTTTTCCTTTCAAATGAGCTCTCCATACTTTACATGTATGTTGTAAATTCTCCCAATTTGCAAGTTTAAGGTTTGGAATGACGTACTTCAAGCTTGAAATCCGACACTCTTTCTACCACCGTCACTGTGTTCACCACCTGGATGGACGACGATTCAGAACAACAAGAACGACGTTTATGTTTTACATTGGACCACTTGAATTTGGGAGGGGTCTTACGCATGTTAGCTTCAGAAgctgttcatttttggacaaatcgGTAGTTTTCGAGATTAGGACACAAAACCATAGAAATTGAATTGGGTGGCTCAcctaaaattatttttgaagaaCGCACGCCTTTTCTTTGAGTTATGTGAAGTACATGGAATGCTCTTTCTGCaagtattttttatttgtttgctATAATGCTGTTTAGTCTCATTTGGTGATTAGTTGTTATTTTGTTGTTAGaaagttttatttcaaaactcgTATCTTATACTATGATGGGTTCTTGGTTAgtgatgatgatttttgtttctaaGTGAAGTGATTTCTAGGGTTTCCATCGAAACCTGATCGCTTGTTTTCATTAGTATTTTACGTCAAGAGTTCTGAAAGTCCAACTCAATATGAAGTTTCAATAAAACCTGGCAAATTGGACGATAACTGCATGAGTTCAGTAAGATCATTGCAGTGGTTAAGTGATAAATAAAGGCAAATGTGTATGGTAATTTTTCTATAGAACATCCTGACAAAATAACTCTAAGTGCTTTAACATCAGTAGTCCATTATNNNNNNNNNNNNNNNNNNNNNNNNNNNNNNNNNNNNTAGAACATCCTGACAAAATAACTCTAAGTGCTTTAACATCAGTAGTCcattattttgcaaaatgaaaaaatgaagcagCCTCTTCGTTGGTGCAACAGCCAATTGGCCTTGGTTCAATCATAAACCTGTTGCTCGAAGAAACTACGACTCGTTTCATAATAATGGCCATATTTCAGTTCTTCTCAAGGTAGATTAAAATAAGGCTTGTCGTTTCTAGAAGATGAGGGTACGCATTGCGGAAATTATCGTTCAACTTGGCCGTGGAGACCCAAGTGTTGTCCCACTGATTAGTGAGAAGTTGCAGCGTgtcctttgaaatgaaccctCGACACATTAAAACTGTCTGAACTTGAGGTTTCACAAGAATCCGCCCATTGCACGTCCTGTATTTTCACAACCCAAGTGCTTCAAATGCTCTCCGACTCATAGGTGGTTTCGCATACGAAAACGATAAGGAGTGAACTAAACATTCGAACAACATGTTTCTTAGTTTTGCATGGGATAAGATTATCATTCGCCCAAGATAAAAACCTTCAACCCCCACGATCTAGGTGTAGATCTACAGTAATAACACATTAAATAAAGTATCGGATCGGGACCAAAAGTGTCAATTTGAACAAGCCGTCCATACTTTATGGCACTCTGTCAAAAAGAGCATTTACCGAGAGCTTCGCCACATTTACGCAATTTTTCTCTCTAACTTTACTTTTTATAAGACACCCAACATGCTGGCACTCCAGAggtgttccaatttgaagtCACAGGGGTTTATAGACCatctttcttttgttttgaacgAAAGTCCCCGATGAATCGGCGGCATCCAACCGACTTTCCCAAGCTTCGTACCTCCTACGAATGCACGTACCCGTATCCCCTTCAATTCCCCCTGGCTGCCCACAAAGACTTAGGAGTCAAGTGGCTTGAACGACCGAGGAAGACAGCTTTGCCACTGACAGGGAATTCACAGCTCCTTTAACTAAATTAATGCACTCTGGGCCATATAGGTTTAACGTAAATTGCCCTGAAGGTCAGGAGTGACCTCTTAATCTTCTGGACGGATGGGAGATGAACTCTGGAGGGAAGTGGGAAGATTGTTAACTTTGAGGTTTGGCTAGAGCACATTTATTTGAGGCTACCactcctcttcttccattgTGTTTCGAacacaaatctttttttttgtatggCAATGGGAAATTGTAGTGCCATTTCTCTCGCGATCTACTCTCAAATGACGCTGCATGTTTTTACTGAATGAATGTCATCTGATGATAATTGGCTGTCAAAATTGCGATTTGCATTCGGTCCATGAATGTAATGCAATATATTAcatattgttcaaaatgtctcCATCGATTGCAGTTTATAAATCAACGGGGCAGAGGTAAGGGAGTTTTGTTCGAATAATAGGAACAATGAAACTGTTCCAAGTAGTAAGTCATTagtatttgtttcaaatatgaaGGAAGAGAACAATACGGGGGTCGCTTATAACTTTTGCATATTGGAACTTAACCTAATATGCAATGTTATTTGCATTACAAATATCCAGGGATAGAACAAAATGTGATAGGGATCATCACCGTCCAATAACTTGACGTGTTTGGACCTCATCACGTCTTCAAACATCTGTGCATCactcattttctttgtgtttCACTATGAATATAAGCTCTTACTTGTTAGGAGGGAATCATTAGTTGTCGTCGACTCATCTTTGAGTTAAGATGATCAATAGAACCTTGTGCTTGGTCCTTGGATCCTTCTGGTTTGGCGTTGCTTTGGGCGCCGATTACAATTGTTCCGCGGGGATTGGAAAGTTCAAAGGGAAATGTTACAACTGTCCATACAACGCCTTTGAATGCAACAGAGCGGGACCATCGGTCATCTTCACCAATGGAGTCATTTACACGGCCGACAACACAGATCCCAACTGGCACATGTAACCAAGTTTAAACATGGGGTGATTTGTGACTTTTTTGCTCAggtgttttcttttcttttgttagTAATCCCAAGGAGTCCATGGTGGTGAAGAACGGAAAGATTGTCTTTGTTGGCACTGAAGATCAAGCTCTGCAACAGATAGTCGTTGGTGAAACTCGAGTAGTTGACTTGGGAGGGAAAACCGTTTTGCCTGGATTCCATGATCCCCATATGCACCCCCTTGAGGCCAACCATAAGGCCGCTGGAACTTGCGAATTGCAACGGGATACCAAGCCTGAGGACCAATTGCATGTGTTTGAAGAGGGTTGTTTTCACAATCAAAAGGGCACAAATTGGACATTAGGTTGGGGACATTCTGTTTATACGTTGCTCGAATACGTGGCTGATAATCCGGGCAAAAATCCCAAGGATCTTTTGGACCCCTTAATCGTAGACGATCTAGGAAATGCTATCCCTGCCGTCATGATGGAGTTCACGTCGCATTccgtttgggtcaactccaaAGCTTTGGAATTGGCTGGCGTGACCAAAGATACCAAGAACGAAAATGGAAATATCTACATGAAAAACCCGAACACCGGAGAACCGAATGGgattgttcttgaaaatgctggcattgaaatgtttgaaaaggcCCTGGATCCAAAAATGTATCCGAATTTGCGACAAATGAACTATGATGCTGCTCTGGCTTCACTTTTCGTTTTGGCCAAACATGGAATCACATCAGCCGTGGATGCCAGAAACTATTGGAAACGAGAGCACGACAAGGCCTGGGAAAAAGTGGAGGCCGAGGGTAAACTCACCGCCAAGATGATCTTGAGTATGTGGGCCTATCCGGCCATGAATGACACGGAGCAGATTGCCAAGCTCAAAAGCTTCTTCCAAAGGAACCCAGCCAAGCGGCTGAAAAAGTCTCAAATCAAAGTCTACATGGACGGCATCCTTCCCACTAGAACAGCCAAAGTTTTGGAGCCATATGTGAGGAAAGATCCCGATCTCCAAATTGGAGATCACGGCATGAACTATTTCACAGAGAATCGCTTATTTGAGTACTTGTCTCAACTGCAAAATTTGAACGGAGGCGAGGGATACGATTTCATCATCCATCAAGTGGGAGATGGTGCTGGGCGAGAGGCTCTCAATGCCATTGAAGATGCCAAACCTGATGCCACCGTTGAAACCCGCCACAAGTTGACCCATGTCGAGCTTTTGAATACGAAAGACATTCCACGGTTCAAGACTTTGGGAGTCATTGCTGATGGACAAGTAGGAAATACTTTTCAAGGCACTCTGAAAGTTGACCCATAATTACTTTGTTTTCGCTTGCGCACAGGTTGCCGGGACTTTCACTATGCCAGGTTCACCCGGTCACAAGGAACTAGAAAGCTTTGTGGGTAAGGCCAAGGCTCATGACACGATTCCATTAAAGAGTTTGGTGGATTCCGGAGCCAAAGTCACCATGAGTAGCGATTACGACGTCTCAGATGTGAACCCATTTAACGGTTTGGCCAATGCCCTCCAACGATCCGATCAATCCATTGACTTAAAGGTTAGAGTTTGAAGTTAATTGACAAACCCTTTTTCATTAAGCCgttgttggctttgatttaGACTGCTGTTGAGTTNNNNNNNNNNNNNNNNNNNNNNNNNNNNNNNNNNNNNNNNNNNNNNNNNNNNNNNNNNNNNNNNNNNNNNNNNNNNNNNNNNNNNNNNNNNNNNNNNNNNNNNNNNNNNNNNNNNNNNNNNNNNNNNNNNNNNNNNNNNNNNNNNNNNNNNNNNNNNNNNNNNNNNNNNNNNNNNNNNNNNNNNNNNNNNNNNNNNNNNNNNNNNNNNNNNNNNNNNNNNNNNNNNNNNNNNNNNNNNNNNNNNNNNNNNNNNNNNNNNNNNNNNNNNNNNNNNNNNNNNNNNNNNNNNNNNNNNNNNNNNNNNNNNNNNNNNNNNNNNNNNNNNNNNNNNNNNNNNNNNNNNNNNNNNNNNNNNNNNNNNNNNNNNNNNNNNNNNNNNNNNNNNNNNNNNNNNNNNNNNNNNNNNNNNNNNNNNNNNNNNNNNNNNNNNNNNNNNNNNNNNNNNNNNNNNNNNNNNNNNNNNNNNNNNNNNNNNNNNNNNNNNNNNNNNNNNNNNNNNNNNNNNNNNNNNNNNNNNNNNNNNNNNNNNNNNNNNNNNNNNNNNNNNNNNNNNNNNNNNNNNNNNNNNNNNNNNNNNNNNNNNNNNNNNNNNNNNNNNNNNNNNNNNNNNNNNNNNNNNNNNNNNNNNNNNNNNNNNNNNNNNNNNNNNNNNNNNNNNNNNNNNNNNNNNNNNNNNNNNNNNNNNNNNNNNNNNNNNNNNNNNNNNNNNNNNNNNNNNNNNNNNNNNNNNNNNNNNNNNNNNNNNNNNNNNNNNNNNNNNNNNNNNNNNNNNNNNNNNNNNNNNNNNNNNNNNNNNNNNNNNNNNNNNNNNNNNNNNNNNNNNNNNNNNNNNNNNNNNNNNNNNNNNNNNNNNNNNNNNNNNNNNNNNNNNNNNNNNNNNNNNNNNNNNNNNNNNNNNNNNNNNNNNNNNNNNNNNNNNNNNNNNNNNNNNNNNNNNNNNNNNNNNNNNNNNNNNNNNNNNNNNNNNNNNNNNNNNNNNNNNNNNNNNNNNNNNNNNNNNNNNNNNNNNNNNNNNNNNNNNNNNNNNNNNNNNNNNNNNNNNNNNNNNNNNNNNNNNNNNNNNNNNNNNNNNNNNNNNNNNNNNNNNNNNNNNNNNNNNNNNNNNNNNNNNNNNNNNNNNNNNNNNNNNNNNNNNNNNNNNNNNNNNNNNNNNNNNNNNNNNNNNNNNNNNNNNNNNNNNNNNNNNNNNNNNNNNNNNNNNNNNNNNNNNNNNNNNNNNNNNNNNNNNNNNNNNNNNNNNNNNNNNNNNNNNNNNNNNNNNNNNNNNNNNNNNNNNNNNNNNNNNNNNNNNNNNNNNNNNNNNNNNNNNNNNNNNNNNNNNNNNNNNNNNNNNNNNNNNNNNNNNNNNNNNNNNNNNNNNNNNNNNNNNNNNNNNNNNNNNNNNNNNNNNNNNNNNNNNNNNNNNNNNNNNNNNNNNNNNNNNNNNNNNNNNNNNNNNNNNNNNNNNNNNNNNNNNNNNNNNNNNNNNNNNNNNNNNNNNNNNNNNNNNNNNNNNNNNNNNNNNNNNNNNNNNNNNNNNNNNNNNNNNNNNNNNNNNNNNNNNNNNNNNNNNNNNNNNNNNNNNNNNNNNNNNNNNNNNNNNNNNNNNNNNNNNNNNNNNNNNNNNNNNNNNNNNNNNNNNNNNNNNNNNNNNNNNNNNNNNNNNNNNNNNNNNNNNNNNNNNNNNNNNNNNNNNgaaaccgagcccctcaccatcgggctggcgaggttagtgtccaacagtgttgggaacctgacctttccggaggtgatgtccggacacaagttgtccttcccggtcaaggacttgctaacaccttattgcccttggcccgacatcccttcggagtattggcaatcacgcacctttgtccggctcccggcccACTGCCATCAACgtcgggagctgacaaaatatctgttcaatctgacccacccactcgacttcaataaccaagattttcatcatctacctctacccacctgtttatgtactatctgcaattcccctcttcacttttttcatgtgcactgaaccaatcctattcaaattcattgtgatatcactttctagtcaactaaTGTATCAGTCTTGactgaccacttcattctttcatCCTTGAATCGCTTTTtgtttatgatatttatacatggagtttatacattttgcaatgtgacatgaccaagagtcgcaagtTAGGTAGTTCGTTTCAATGTTATGTTGTTAAAAGGTTATGATGCAGACCAAGACGCAGAAAATTAGAGTTTTATTTGGAGCttactgcataactttgaccagTTCCCTAAGCATTGTTTTGGGCTCAAAGTTGGCAAAGTTCAACTATTCCACAAGAACTTGTGGTTGTACAAAGTGcttcttttgaataattttttttgaatggtttaggagataacatttttttttgttttcattcgcATTCCAAATCTCTAGTCCGTGATTAAGCTTTGCTGCCGTCTGAGTCTAATTCTTGGGAGATGAGGGTAGGTCTGGGAAGATATCGCTCTTTTTATAAGGCCTTAAATCTCAACTTGCAAGATCTGGAAGACCATTATTCGTGACGGGCTTTTTCACCCTGgccttacatgcgtctcgtttttgattagataggaatggattgagtagggctcagtatctagaagagtacaaaagtGAGATAAGCCCACCATAGCAATGAAATACCCCCACGTCGTTTCGTGAgctcttattttgaattgcggcTGATTAAaaaattcactttttcattaacaggtgccttcacattcttctaGATCGAGGCCATAATTCagcttaatacgtcttttcacgctGTCACAACAATTATAGCTCAGAGACAGTATTGAgtacatcttgcttgatccatcatgcaatcccaaaatgtcaaaacatgcaatctcAAGCGTGAAAGGCCAATAAACGGTCAATGCCTGTACTAGGAATTGAACCTAATACTTGATATCTTACCCTTAGAACAAGATCATCAattcattgtaaatttgaCCAGTCCTGGGCACCACCCTTagtgaaggaaacttttgaccctCAGTACAAGAAGTCTCTTCTTCATGCTGT
This Tigriopus californicus strain San Diego chromosome 7, Tcal_SD_v2.1, whole genome shotgun sequence DNA region includes the following protein-coding sequences:
- the LOC131883479 gene encoding putative amidohydrolase YtcJ (The sequence of the model RefSeq protein was modified relative to this genomic sequence to represent the inferred CDS: added 223 bases not found in genome assembly), which produces MINRTLCLVLGSFWFGVALGADYNCSAGIGKFKGKCYNCPYNAFECNRAGPSVIFTNGVIYTADNTDPNWHINPKESMVVKNGKIVFVGTEDQALQQIVVGETRVVDLGGKTVLPGFHDPHMHPLEANHKAAGTCELQRDTKPEDQLHVFEEGCFHNQKGTNWTLGWGHSVYTLLEYVADNPGKNPKDLLDPLIVDDLGNAIPAVMMEFTSHSVWVNSKALELAGVTKDTKNENGNIYMKNPNTGEPNGIVLENAGIEMFEKALDPKMYPNLRQMNYDAALASLFVLAKHGITSAVDARNYWKREHDKAWEKVEAEGKLTAKMILSMWAYPAMNDTEQIAKLKSFFQRNPAKRLKKSQIKVYMDGILPTRTAKVLEPYVRKDPDLQIGDHGMNYFTENRLFEYLSQLQNLNGGEGYDFIIHQVGDGAGREALNAIEDAKPDATVETRHKLTHVELLNTKDIPRFKTLGVIADGQVAGTFTMPGSPGHKELESFVGKAKAHDTIPLKSLVDSGAKVTMSSDYDVSDVNPFNGLANALQRSDQSIDLKTALELYTINGAFSMRQEDRTGSLTAGKDADFVVVDKDIFNLEAIGKINEIRKTKVLLTVLEGDDIWKTSASL